One stretch of Candidatus Sericytochromatia bacterium DNA includes these proteins:
- the dnaN gene encoding DNA polymerase III subunit beta yields MHVLVSREQLARGIQAVTRAVSIRGPLPILSHIKLVADPDAPVTDPHGGTSKGALILTATDLEIGLEARVMADVRVPGAIALAAKTLGDIVTKLPAAEVEIKKPDGSNEITLRCQRAKFTLRGLSAQEFPELPMPSEDATPVALETAELSRSIRQTLYAAAGEDKAVISGILTELAEGKLELAATDGFRLAWRQATSQGADAKMSLVVPRRTMDELSRQLTASGAGQVQIRSAQNQVVFQMPDRYMTSRLVDGTYPNYRQIIPQAFEREAKLDRASFLAAVERVSIMALDREAHTIKLEFKSGELLLMAQSSEVGDSDEVLPIEFSGEPITISFNATFVIDALKNVDAETVRFSMNAPLLPALLRPEHSDDQICLLMPVNRG; encoded by the coding sequence ATGCACGTCCTCGTTTCTCGTGAACAACTCGCCCGCGGCATTCAGGCCGTGACCCGTGCCGTTTCGATTCGCGGTCCTTTGCCCATCCTGTCCCACATCAAGCTGGTGGCCGATCCCGACGCGCCGGTGACGGACCCGCACGGGGGAACCAGCAAGGGGGCCTTGATTCTGACGGCAACCGACCTGGAAATCGGTCTGGAAGCCAGAGTGATGGCGGATGTGCGGGTACCGGGCGCGATCGCCTTGGCTGCCAAAACGCTGGGCGATATCGTGACCAAATTGCCTGCGGCCGAGGTCGAGATCAAGAAGCCGGACGGCAGCAACGAGATCACCTTGCGTTGCCAGCGGGCCAAATTCACTTTGCGCGGACTGTCGGCTCAGGAATTTCCCGAACTTCCGATGCCCAGCGAGGATGCCACGCCGGTGGCGCTGGAAACGGCGGAACTTTCTCGCAGCATCCGCCAAACCCTTTATGCGGCGGCCGGTGAAGACAAGGCGGTCATCTCGGGCATTCTGACCGAACTGGCGGAAGGCAAGCTCGAACTGGCGGCCACCGATGGATTCCGTCTGGCCTGGCGGCAGGCGACCAGCCAGGGGGCTGATGCCAAGATGTCGCTGGTGGTGCCGCGTCGCACCATGGACGAACTCTCGCGGCAACTTACCGCCAGCGGTGCGGGACAGGTGCAGATCCGCTCGGCGCAGAACCAGGTCGTGTTTCAGATGCCTGACCGCTACATGACCAGTCGCCTGGTGGATGGTACCTATCCCAATTACCGACAGATCATTCCTCAGGCTTTCGAGCGTGAGGCCAAACTCGACCGAGCCAGTTTCCTGGCGGCTGTCGAACGGGTGAGCATCATGGCGCTCGATCGCGAAGCCCACACCATCAAGCTGGAATTCAAGTCCGGCGAGTTGCTGCTGATGGCGCAATCATCCGAGGTGGGTGATTCCGACGAGGTGTTGCCGATCGAATTCTCCGGCGAGCCCATCACCATCTCGTTCAACGCCACCTTCGTGATCGATGCCCTGAAAAACGTGGACGCGGAGACGGTCCGCTTCAGCATGAACGCTCCTTTGCTGCCCGCCTTGTTGCGTCCGGAGCATTCGGATGATCAGATCTGTTTGTTGATGCCGGTGAATCGCGGTTGA
- a CDS encoding R3H domain-containing nucleic acid-binding protein, with amino-acid sequence MEFTEDVVVESQDAILDTALDFLAALVGAMDLAADIAITSETEEQITIRIDSDEDAGVLIGRKGQTLQAIQYLLNVLYGTRLDRRISVDVGDYRARHEEKLLEDAHHAASRVQESGKRFALEPMNPADRRTVHHLVSEQYPDLQTYSTGEEPNRRIVIEPRGATGPRPGEIGRWGGGRARDPRNFDGRRGGTYHSRRPR; translated from the coding sequence ATGGAGTTCACCGAAGACGTCGTTGTGGAATCACAGGACGCAATTCTCGACACGGCGCTCGACTTTCTGGCTGCGCTGGTGGGGGCCATGGACCTGGCGGCGGATATCGCCATCACCAGCGAAACCGAGGAGCAAATCACGATCCGCATCGATTCGGATGAGGATGCAGGCGTGTTGATTGGTCGCAAGGGACAGACGCTGCAGGCCATTCAATATCTGTTGAACGTGCTCTATGGTACGCGTCTGGATCGTCGCATCAGCGTGGACGTGGGAGATTACCGCGCCCGCCACGAGGAGAAGTTGCTGGAAGATGCGCATCATGCGGCCAGTCGGGTGCAGGAGAGCGGCAAGCGCTTCGCACTCGAGCCGATGAACCCGGCCGATCGTCGCACGGTGCACCACCTGGTCTCCGAGCAATATCCTGACCTGCAAACCTATTCGACCGGCGAGGAGCCCAACCGTCGCATCGTGATCGAGCCGCGCGGCGCCACGGGTCCGCGCCCTGGTGAGATCGGGCGTTGGGGCGGTGGTCGCGCACGCGACCCGCGCAACTTCGATGGTCGTCGTGGCGGAACCTACCACTCCCGTCGCCCACGCTGA
- the rpmH gene encoding 50S ribosomal protein L34, which produces MKMTFQPKKRQRKKVHGFLQRMASSGGRNVLRRRRAKGRKRLSA; this is translated from the coding sequence ATGAAGATGACCTTCCAGCCGAAAAAGCGTCAGCGCAAGAAGGTGCACGGTTTCCTCCAGCGCATGGCCTCCTCAGGTGGTCGGAACGTGCTGCGGCGTCGTCGCGCCAAGGGGCGCAAGCGCCTGTCCGCCTGA
- the yidC gene encoding membrane protein insertase YidC, with amino-acid sequence MFDYLVNGMMMPILEMFHRVSGSYGFAIIMITVVVRVAIFPLSAKQYRSMKEMQELQPRLKELQAKYKDNPQELNQAMMAFYQEHKVNPFGGCLPLLIQMPFLIALYTLLISTEFTQRLNHQGWLFIQDLTRVGFYPTWHAPLDPFVGFFHYLTTGGLFWDNIAMIVVFGVTTYITQLMMMTDPNDPMQRQMLHTMPIMITVMFLLIPLPAGVLLYTVFSNFFTMGQYLVLKNMYGVAKPAAASAANSTIEVSAVPVTANDGKSASKKRR; translated from the coding sequence ATGTTCGATTATCTGGTCAATGGCATGATGATGCCGATTCTGGAGATGTTCCACCGCGTCTCCGGTAGTTATGGCTTTGCCATCATCATGATCACGGTGGTGGTGCGCGTGGCAATTTTCCCGCTGTCTGCGAAGCAGTACCGCAGCATGAAGGAAATGCAGGAGCTCCAGCCGCGCTTGAAGGAATTGCAGGCCAAGTACAAGGACAACCCGCAGGAACTCAATCAGGCCATGATGGCCTTCTATCAGGAACACAAGGTCAATCCCTTTGGTGGGTGCTTGCCCTTGCTGATCCAGATGCCCTTCCTGATCGCCCTCTACACGCTGCTGATTTCCACCGAGTTCACCCAACGCCTGAACCATCAGGGCTGGCTGTTCATTCAAGACCTGACCCGCGTGGGCTTCTATCCCACCTGGCATGCCCCGCTCGATCCGTTTGTCGGATTCTTCCACTACCTGACGACCGGGGGCTTGTTCTGGGACAACATCGCCATGATCGTGGTTTTCGGTGTCACCACCTACATCACCCAGCTCATGATGATGACGGATCCGAACGACCCGATGCAGCGTCAGATGCTGCACACCATGCCCATCATGATCACCGTGATGTTCCTGCTCATTCCGCTGCCGGCGGGTGTGCTGCTTTACACGGTATTCTCGAATTTCTTCACCATGGGTCAGTATCTGGTGTTGAAAAACATGTACGGCGTGGCCAAGCCTGCAGCCGCCAGTGCGGCGAATTCAACCATCGAAGTGTCGGCGGTTCCCGTGACAGCCAACGATGGGAAGTCGGCATCCAAGAAGAGGAGATAG
- a CDS encoding histidine phosphatase family protein has translation MRLFLIRHAPIEAAYRGRIVGRLDVAAELPAAAAVGAMPWGPEARWLVSPARRARETAGWLGATRWVEEADLWEQSHGDWEGRTWADVLASDPEAAAYLEAFDRRRPPGGEHLGDVRRRVTRAIARATAAFPAEDLVVVCHAGPIRCLVASALGVRTRRAAFLDVEPLSLSTLTATPGGYRLSALNQPYGSW, from the coding sequence ATGCGCCTGTTTCTGATTCGCCATGCGCCGATCGAGGCGGCGTACCGCGGCCGGATCGTGGGGCGCCTCGATGTGGCGGCCGAGCTGCCGGCCGCCGCGGCCGTCGGAGCGATGCCCTGGGGGCCTGAGGCCCGCTGGCTGGTCTCCCCGGCCCGACGCGCGCGCGAGACGGCAGGCTGGCTCGGGGCGACCCGGTGGGTCGAGGAGGCAGATCTTTGGGAGCAGAGCCACGGCGATTGGGAGGGCCGCACCTGGGCGGACGTGCTGGCTTCTGACCCTGAGGCGGCGGCCTATCTGGAAGCCTTCGATCGCCGACGTCCGCCCGGTGGGGAACACCTCGGGGATGTGCGACGCCGCGTCACGCGGGCGATCGCCCGGGCCACCGCGGCCTTTCCGGCTGAAGACCTGGTGGTGGTCTGCCATGCCGGCCCGATTCGCTGCCTGGTCGCCTCGGCGCTGGGCGTGCGCACGCGCAGGGCCGCCTTCCTCGACGTGGAGCCGCTCTCGCTCTCGACCTTGACGGCCACGCCCGGTGGCTATCGCCTGAGCGCGCTCAATCAGCCTTACGGAAGCTGGTAG
- the yidD gene encoding membrane protein insertion efficiency factor YidD, which yields MTRFRLVDLVISLIRIYQAVSRFWPRVCRFHPTCSHYAVMAFDRHGLLRGGALAVRRIGRCHPFHPGGIDPVP from the coding sequence ATGACGCGGTTTCGTCTTGTTGATTTGGTGATTTCGCTGATCCGAATCTATCAGGCGGTCAGCCGCTTCTGGCCCAGGGTGTGCCGGTTTCATCCGACGTGTTCGCACTATGCGGTCATGGCGTTCGACCGGCACGGACTGCTTCGAGGGGGCGCGCTAGCCGTTCGCCGCATCGGACGCTGTCACCCCTTTCACCCCGGAGGAATCGATCCGGTTCCTTGA
- the rnpA gene encoding ribonuclease P protein component gives MLPAAERLRKNHDFRVVFAQGRSFGGPFFSLRVRQTPEVPTSRAFGFSLSRKVGKAVLRNRLKRQLRDILRRLGPQLGFGFQLVCQVKPQAAEASYAELRQAMMVQCQRAGLMQPVATEPVLPQNDV, from the coding sequence ATGCTGCCCGCCGCAGAGCGCCTGCGCAAAAATCACGATTTTCGTGTCGTGTTTGCCCAGGGACGTTCCTTCGGTGGGCCTTTTTTTTCCTTGCGCGTCAGGCAGACCCCCGAGGTACCGACAAGCCGGGCGTTCGGATTTTCGTTGTCGCGCAAGGTCGGCAAGGCCGTCTTGCGCAACCGGCTCAAGCGACAGCTGCGAGACATCCTGAGACGCCTCGGACCACAGCTGGGCTTCGGTTTCCAGCTTGTTTGCCAGGTCAAGCCGCAGGCGGCCGAGGCTTCCTATGCCGAGCTCCGTCAGGCCATGATGGTACAGTGCCAGCGCGCGGGGCTGATGCAGCCGGTGGCGACCGAACCAGTCCTTCCCCAGAATGATGTATAA
- the cobT gene encoding nicotinate-nucleotide--dimethylbenzimidazole phosphoribosyltransferase, with translation MHDPHFSSAEREAVYRAIRERRDVRAYRPDPVPEATLWRILEAAHQAPSVGRMQPWNFILVQDPTLRQEVYDHFRAVNARASQLHAGDRQAAYQALKLQGILDAPVNLLVTCDRGRGGEHVLGRATMREMDLYSTCLAVQNLWLAARAEGLGVGWMSLMEPAHIAALLGLPDGVVPVAYLCLGHPVELPTSPLLGRVGWRESLPLDSLVFADRWGVARPFAEAPAGAPPPPTGLPAPDLPVVLAPAPCSWHPPDDPAEGVLGADLLRRRFRRLPTPRGALGRLEALALQLAEVQRRMRPTLRAPWIVVMAGDHGVAREEGVSAYKPEATAMMVYRFLSGGGVVNALARETGAGLLVADLGVDHDFGAADALLDAKVRRGTRNFCQEAAMTPAELAQAIAAGAETVTRLPELDLLVLGEMGIGNTTAASALVAVQLGLTPTEVLGPGAGLGPRGLARKQEVLTRALALHGAAARLDPSEALRCLGGYEIAGMVGAIEAAAARGVPVLLDGFIVGAAALIAAARTPACRTALIAATRSAEPAHDRVLAALELVPMLDWGLRLGEASGAALAFGLLKAAVRVSAEVSTYEEANLEEPLAAGGQT, from the coding sequence ATGCACGACCCTCACTTCTCGTCCGCCGAACGCGAGGCGGTCTATCGCGCCATCCGCGAGCGTCGCGACGTGCGCGCCTATCGGCCCGACCCGGTGCCGGAGGCCACGCTCTGGCGCATCTTGGAGGCCGCCCACCAGGCCCCTTCGGTCGGGCGCATGCAGCCCTGGAACTTCATCCTGGTGCAAGACCCGACCCTGCGTCAGGAGGTCTATGACCACTTTCGCGCCGTCAACGCCCGCGCCTCGCAGCTGCATGCCGGCGATCGCCAGGCCGCCTACCAGGCGCTGAAGCTGCAGGGCATCCTGGATGCGCCGGTGAATCTGCTGGTCACGTGCGATCGCGGCCGCGGCGGCGAGCATGTGCTCGGGCGCGCGACCATGCGTGAGATGGACCTCTACAGCACCTGCCTGGCCGTGCAGAACCTCTGGCTGGCGGCACGGGCCGAGGGCCTGGGGGTTGGCTGGATGAGCCTGATGGAACCTGCGCACATCGCGGCCCTGCTCGGTCTGCCCGATGGGGTGGTGCCGGTGGCCTACCTGTGCCTGGGCCATCCGGTCGAGCTGCCGACCAGTCCGCTGCTGGGGCGGGTCGGCTGGCGCGAGAGCCTGCCGCTGGATTCGCTGGTGTTTGCGGATCGCTGGGGCGTGGCGCGACCCTTCGCCGAGGCGCCGGCCGGGGCGCCCCCCCCTCCGACCGGCCTGCCCGCACCGGACCTGCCGGTCGTGCTGGCCCCGGCCCCCTGCTCCTGGCATCCGCCGGACGATCCGGCCGAGGGCGTGCTGGGGGCTGACCTGTTGCGTCGCCGCTTTCGCCGCCTGCCCACCCCGCGCGGCGCACTCGGGCGGCTGGAAGCGCTGGCGCTGCAGCTGGCCGAGGTGCAGCGGCGCATGCGGCCGACCCTGCGGGCGCCCTGGATCGTGGTGATGGCCGGCGATCACGGCGTGGCGCGCGAGGAGGGCGTCAGTGCCTACAAGCCCGAGGCCACTGCCATGATGGTCTATCGCTTTCTCAGTGGCGGCGGCGTGGTCAACGCGCTGGCCCGCGAAACCGGCGCCGGTCTGCTGGTGGCCGATCTCGGCGTCGACCATGATTTCGGCGCGGCCGATGCGCTGCTGGATGCCAAGGTGCGGCGCGGCACCCGCAATTTCTGCCAGGAAGCGGCCATGACCCCGGCCGAGCTGGCCCAGGCGATCGCCGCCGGGGCTGAAACGGTCACGCGCTTGCCCGAGCTGGATCTGCTGGTGCTGGGCGAGATGGGCATCGGCAACACCACCGCCGCCTCGGCGCTGGTGGCGGTGCAGTTGGGGCTGACGCCGACCGAGGTGCTGGGGCCCGGCGCCGGGCTGGGGCCGCGGGGCCTGGCCCGCAAGCAGGAGGTGCTGACCCGCGCGCTGGCCCTGCACGGGGCGGCCGCCCGGCTCGATCCCAGCGAGGCCCTGCGCTGTCTGGGTGGCTATGAGATCGCCGGCATGGTCGGGGCGATCGAGGCGGCGGCGGCGCGTGGGGTGCCGGTCTTGCTGGACGGCTTCATTGTCGGGGCGGCCGCGCTGATCGCGGCGGCGCGCACACCGGCCTGCCGTACGGCCCTGATTGCCGCCACGCGCTCCGCGGAGCCCGCGCATGACCGCGTGCTCGCGGCCCTGGAACTGGTGCCCATGCTCGATTGGGGCCTGCGTCTGGGCGAGGCCAGCGGCGCGGCCCTGGCCTTCGGCTTGTTGAAGGCCGCCGTGCGGGTCTCGGCCGAGGTATCGACTTACGAGGAAGCCAACCTCGAAGAGCCGCTTGCGGCCGGAGGCCAGACGTGA
- the dnaA gene encoding chromosomal replication initiator protein DnaA produces the protein MSVDEVWQKSLAQIQAKLGSTPSYKTIFEPSRLVTLESGQAVVEVPNRFVRDQMRKHQHDLLLRSVLQDVSGESLEIELIVPIADTRPEAFDPPIVVEKSPAPLGRPGGGSPVVGILNPKYTFATFVIGSHSHFAHAAAVAVAESPARAYNPLFIYGDVGLGKTHLMHAIAHHLLGRHPEMKVAYLSSEKFTNELINAIKEDRMMDFKNRYRQIDLLLVDDIQFMEGKEATQEEFFHTFNALHEAGKQIVISSDRPPKEIAALTDRLRNRFEWGLIADIQTPDLETRIAILKKKADVDAIHAPDDVLQYIASAYPNNVRELEGAFIRAMAYASLSNEPLTVGLAEKALGTISPSKPITIALINDMVAEHYHLDVTDLVGSRRTKEISQARQVAMYLARELTDMSLNIIGSKYGGRDHTTVMHAIEKIKGQIGRDTQLTADIQRFTARLKS, from the coding sequence ATGTCGGTCGACGAAGTCTGGCAAAAAAGCCTGGCCCAGATTCAAGCCAAGCTTGGCAGTACGCCCAGTTACAAGACGATTTTCGAACCGTCACGCCTGGTGACGCTCGAGAGCGGGCAAGCGGTCGTGGAAGTCCCCAATCGCTTCGTCCGCGACCAGATGCGCAAGCACCAGCACGATCTCTTGCTCCGCTCCGTGCTTCAGGACGTGTCGGGCGAGTCACTCGAGATCGAACTGATCGTGCCGATTGCCGACACCAGACCGGAGGCATTCGACCCCCCCATCGTGGTCGAAAAGAGCCCGGCGCCGCTCGGACGACCTGGCGGGGGCAGTCCCGTCGTGGGGATCCTCAACCCCAAATATACCTTCGCGACCTTCGTGATCGGCAGCCACAGCCATTTTGCCCATGCGGCGGCCGTGGCGGTGGCCGAGAGCCCCGCCAGAGCTTACAACCCTCTGTTCATCTACGGGGATGTCGGCCTGGGAAAAACCCATCTGATGCACGCGATCGCCCACCATTTGCTCGGTCGCCATCCGGAAATGAAGGTGGCCTATCTGTCGAGTGAAAAATTCACCAATGAGCTGATCAACGCGATCAAGGAAGACCGCATGATGGACTTCAAGAATCGCTACCGACAGATCGATCTGCTGCTGGTCGATGACATCCAGTTCATGGAAGGCAAAGAAGCCACCCAGGAAGAGTTTTTCCACACCTTCAACGCCCTGCACGAAGCGGGCAAACAAATCGTGATCAGTTCGGACCGGCCGCCCAAAGAAATCGCTGCCCTGACGGACCGCCTGCGCAACCGCTTCGAATGGGGCTTGATCGCGGACATCCAAACGCCGGATCTCGAAACCCGCATCGCCATTCTGAAAAAGAAAGCCGACGTGGATGCGATCCACGCGCCGGACGATGTGCTGCAATACATTGCCAGTGCCTATCCCAACAACGTGAGGGAACTGGAGGGGGCCTTCATTCGCGCGATGGCCTATGCCAGCCTGTCGAATGAACCCTTGACCGTGGGCCTGGCCGAGAAGGCTCTGGGCACCATCAGCCCCTCCAAGCCCATCACGATCGCCCTGATCAACGACATGGTGGCCGAACACTATCACCTGGACGTCACGGATCTGGTGGGTTCACGGCGAACCAAGGAAATTTCGCAGGCCCGTCAGGTCGCGATGTACCTGGCCCGGGAGCTGACCGACATGAGTTTGAACATCATCGGCAGCAAGTATGGCGGGCGTGACCACACCACGGTCATGCACGCCATCGAGAAGATCAAGGGCCAGATCGGACGCGACACCCAGCTGACGGCCGATATCCAGCGCTTCACGGCCCGCCTGAAGAGCTGA
- a CDS encoding peptidoglycan-binding protein: protein MTTVPTRPTAPTPAPVRTGAMLLHGSRGEGVRELQAALKALGFNAGDVDGVFGERTGMALRDFQVSHALPADGVAGPQTLKLLNAKLAARQKEETSIDTRSTWSGVTGNVYMNFGHRLVDDSFVHLSRDKRLVWSDTGTLVSPHQWAAIGNFQREHFLKQVPVAEREAVIKSLMGGSAAKIKREAPPTPAVGRNQPPMPGSSADQQMKNMLEVAKRHSVGKRPDGWCYMHVWNYIERSGYGNMPGEGIPDSHATYAKQFAEYADANLARLGLRKLALDNPYKAPPGAIVVVRPGTPGTAHPIAGDIAIATGQGWFANGGEMGYGGPGNFPPGNKLVLGIYVPA, encoded by the coding sequence ATGACCACCGTCCCGACTCGCCCCACCGCCCCAACACCGGCACCGGTCCGCACGGGCGCCATGCTGCTCCACGGCAGCCGTGGCGAGGGTGTGCGCGAACTGCAAGCGGCGCTCAAGGCCCTGGGCTTCAACGCGGGGGACGTCGATGGCGTGTTCGGCGAACGGACCGGCATGGCGCTGCGCGACTTCCAGGTGTCCCACGCCCTCCCGGCGGATGGCGTGGCCGGTCCCCAGACGCTCAAACTCCTGAACGCCAAGCTGGCCGCCCGTCAGAAGGAAGAGACCAGCATCGACACGCGTTCCACCTGGAGCGGTGTCACGGGCAACGTCTACATGAACTTCGGCCACCGCCTGGTGGACGATTCCTTCGTGCATCTCTCGCGGGACAAGCGGCTGGTCTGGAGTGACACCGGCACGCTCGTCAGCCCCCACCAGTGGGCGGCCATCGGTAATTTCCAGCGCGAACATTTCCTGAAACAGGTTCCCGTGGCCGAGCGTGAAGCCGTGATCAAGAGCCTGATGGGCGGCAGCGCGGCCAAGATCAAGCGCGAGGCCCCGCCCACCCCGGCGGTGGGTCGCAACCAGCCCCCCATGCCCGGCAGTTCGGCCGACCAGCAAATGAAGAACATGCTGGAGGTGGCCAAGCGCCACTCCGTCGGCAAGCGCCCGGATGGCTGGTGCTACATGCACGTCTGGAACTACATCGAGCGCTCGGGCTACGGCAACATGCCGGGTGAGGGCATCCCGGACTCGCATGCCACTTATGCCAAGCAGTTCGCCGAGTATGCGGATGCCAACCTGGCGCGGCTGGGGCTGCGCAAGCTGGCCCTCGATAATCCCTACAAGGCGCCCCCGGGTGCGATCGTGGTCGTGCGTCCCGGCACGCCTGGCACGGCTCACCCGATCGCGGGTGACATCGCCATCGCCACCGGCCAGGGCTGGTTCGCCAACGGCGGCGAGATGGGCTACGGTGGGCCCGGCAACTTCCCGCCCGGCAACAAGCTGGTGCTCGGCATCTACGTGCCGGCCTGA
- the cobS gene encoding adenosylcobinamide-GDP ribazoletransferase, which yields MNPEPAPTDAAVVVPVAPIQRPFWQEEPRRMAIAVIFLTRVPLRLAGDVTPADIAAASRYYPLVGGLVGAAVGGMFVLAGGYYPPLLAATLAALGAAVLTGAFHEDALGDVADAFGGGMSVARKLEIMKDSRLGTYGVLALVGALLLRIQAIAGLPLAVALPALVAVHAASRAGIVGMLWRSPRARTEGLGADTVGLSWREPLVALATALLLGLLCLPLPAALGVLALCLLSALGMDRYAREQVGGVTGDVLGASQQVGELVALLALGAWLAIEPAVVLGAPVWRP from the coding sequence GTGAACCCGGAACCTGCGCCGACCGATGCGGCCGTGGTCGTGCCCGTGGCACCGATCCAGCGCCCCTTCTGGCAGGAGGAGCCGCGTCGCATGGCGATCGCCGTGATCTTCCTGACGCGCGTGCCGCTGCGTCTGGCCGGCGACGTCACGCCGGCCGACATCGCCGCGGCCAGCCGCTATTACCCGCTGGTCGGGGGCCTGGTCGGGGCTGCCGTCGGGGGCATGTTCGTCCTGGCGGGCGGCTACTATCCTCCCCTGCTGGCCGCGACGCTGGCCGCCTTGGGTGCCGCCGTGCTGACGGGCGCTTTTCATGAGGATGCCCTGGGGGATGTGGCCGACGCCTTTGGCGGCGGCATGAGCGTGGCCCGCAAGCTGGAGATCATGAAGGATTCGCGGCTCGGGACGTATGGCGTGCTGGCACTGGTCGGGGCCCTGTTGCTGCGCATTCAGGCGATCGCCGGGTTGCCGCTCGCGGTGGCCCTCCCGGCGCTGGTCGCGGTGCATGCCGCCAGCCGCGCCGGCATCGTCGGCATGCTCTGGCGCTCACCGCGGGCCCGCACGGAGGGGTTGGGGGCCGACACGGTCGGGCTCTCCTGGCGGGAACCCCTCGTGGCGCTGGCGACCGCCTTGCTCTTGGGACTGCTCTGCCTGCCCCTGCCCGCGGCCCTGGGCGTGCTGGCACTGTGCCTGCTGAGCGCGCTGGGCATGGATCGTTACGCGCGGGAGCAGGTCGGGGGCGTGACCGGGGACGTGCTCGGGGCCTCCCAGCAGGTCGGCGAGCTGGTCGCCCTGCTCGCCCTCGGGGCCTGGCTGGCGATCGAACCCGCGGTGGTCCTGGGTGCCCCTGTCTGGCGGCCCTGA
- the recF gene encoding DNA replication/repair protein RecF, with translation MFLHRLELTDYRSYQQLAVEFERRKVILLGDNAQGKTNVLESIGMMATFKSPTARKDADIVHWGREQAIIRVRARRELSELALDMLLRTQGRRAFRLNGLSQKRLLDVLGKLLVVWFRSEDMMLVKGGPGERRDFLDTMLVQLQVMHHQQLQDYQRVLAQRNQILRTWRERPSVGLLEAWNEQLLGLALAIWRRRQALVNALSDRVSAHHAAIAEGREAVVLRYLPAVNFEGPDDDWEPQLREALARGFRQEVQRGQSLVGPHRDDLAFELDGRGAKFFGSQGQQRTLVLALKLAELEHLHRCSGEMPLLLLDDVLAELDIKRQNALLAAIGDDVQTFVTSTHLNDFSAAWVDSAEIFDVTRGALTRRHTS, from the coding sequence ATGTTTCTTCACCGTCTCGAACTCACGGATTACCGCAGTTATCAGCAGCTTGCCGTCGAGTTTGAGCGTCGCAAGGTGATCCTGCTCGGGGACAACGCCCAGGGCAAGACCAACGTGCTCGAGTCCATCGGCATGATGGCCACCTTCAAAAGTCCGACGGCCCGCAAAGATGCCGACATCGTGCACTGGGGGCGCGAACAAGCCATCATCCGGGTGCGCGCGCGCCGCGAACTGAGTGAACTGGCGCTCGACATGCTGTTGCGCACCCAGGGCAGGCGGGCCTTTCGCTTGAATGGGCTCTCTCAGAAGCGCCTGCTGGATGTGCTGGGTAAGCTTTTGGTCGTCTGGTTTCGCAGCGAAGACATGATGCTCGTCAAAGGGGGCCCGGGTGAGCGACGCGACTTTCTCGACACCATGCTGGTTCAGCTCCAGGTCATGCACCATCAGCAACTTCAGGATTACCAGCGGGTGCTGGCGCAGCGAAATCAGATTTTACGAACCTGGCGCGAGCGACCGTCAGTGGGCTTGCTCGAGGCCTGGAATGAGCAGTTGCTGGGGTTGGCGCTGGCGATCTGGCGCCGGCGTCAGGCACTCGTGAACGCGCTTTCAGACCGGGTTTCTGCCCATCACGCCGCGATCGCCGAGGGACGTGAAGCGGTGGTGCTGCGCTACTTGCCTGCGGTGAATTTCGAAGGACCGGACGATGATTGGGAACCTCAGTTGCGAGAGGCGCTGGCGCGTGGGTTCCGTCAGGAAGTTCAGCGGGGCCAATCGCTGGTGGGCCCACATCGCGATGATCTGGCGTTTGAACTGGACGGGCGAGGGGCCAAGTTTTTCGGTTCTCAGGGGCAGCAGCGGACGCTGGTGCTGGCCCTCAAGCTGGCCGAACTGGAACACCTGCATCGCTGCAGTGGGGAAATGCCGTTGCTTCTGCTCGACGATGTGCTCGCCGAACTCGATATCAAACGCCAGAACGCCCTGCTTGCGGCGATTGGGGACGATGTTCAGACCTTTGTCACCAGCACCCACCTCAACGATTTCTCGGCGGCCTGGGTCGATTCGGCAGAAATTTTCGATGTGACCAGGGGTGCTTTGACCCGGCGCCACACGTCCTGA